A stretch of Prunus dulcis chromosome 6, ALMONDv2, whole genome shotgun sequence DNA encodes these proteins:
- the LOC117631473 gene encoding serine/arginine-rich splicing factor SR45a-like isoform X2, translated as MSYSRRSRYSYSPSPKRYSRSLSRSVSRSRSRSRSPSVENPGNNLYVTGLSPRITKRELEKHFASEGKVIDVHLVVDPWTRESRGFGFVTMENVDEADRCIKYLDRSVLEGRVITVERARRRRGRTPTPGRYLGLRTIRVRRRTPSYSPPRRSPTYSPYRRSCSQSPHSSDRSRSRSYSPHYRRRRSYSPDYSRHRYYSRSRTPYSRSPVRQHARGYSPYDSREYSPDDSYYGRRHRYREYSPDDSYYGRRHCYRYVSPSVSPRARRRSRRSYSPSISPRPRRSYKRSYSPSVSPRPRRTSRRSYSPYSPSPSPRPRRSSRSIYYPSVSPEPKKKRSGKSYSRSVSPRRRSSISYRESSRRSYLRHRSPSVSASSRYISRSASPSSTSPSS; from the exons ATGTCGTACTCCAGAAGGTCAAG GTATTCCTACTCTCCTTCCCCAAAACGGTACAGTAGGTCCCTTTCGAGGTCTGTTTCGAGGTCGAGGTCGAGGTCAAG AAGCCCATCAGTTGAGAATCCTGGGAACAATTTGTATGTGACTGGATTATCACCTCGGATTACAAAGAGAGAACTCGAGAAGCACTTTGCATCTGAGGGAAAA GTCATTGATGTTCATCTTGTGGTTGATCCATGGACAAGAGAATCTCGTGGATTTGGGTTTGTTACAATGGAAAATGTTGATGAGGCTGACCGCTGTATTAAGTATTTAGATCGCTCTGTACTTGAAGGCCGTGTCATTACAGTGGAGAGG GCTAGAAGGCGGAGAGGGCGAACCCCTACTCCCGGAAGGTATCTTGGGCTGCGAACAATTCGTG TGCGTCGACGAACTCCTAGTTACTCACCTCCTCGTAGATCTCCTACCTACTCACCTTATCGGAGGAGCTGTAGCCAGTCACCTCATTCATCAGATCGAAGCAGGAGCAGGTCATACTCTCCACACTACAGGAGGAGGAGATCATACTCTCCTGACTACAGTCGGCATAGATATTACTCTCGGTCTCGCACCCCTTACAGCAGGTCACCAGTGAGACAGCATGCCCGGGGCTACTCGCCATATGATTCCAGGGAGTATTCACCAGATGACTCTTACTATGGGAGGAGGCATCGTTACAGGGAGTATTCACCAGATGACTCGTACTACGGAAGGAGGCATTGCTATCGTTATGTTTCTCCTAGTGTCTCTCCAAGGGCAAGAAGGAGATCAAGGAGGAGCTACTCACCCAGCATCTCTCCCAGGCCCAGGAGGAGTTACAAGAGGAGCTACTCACCCAGTGTTTCGCCCAGGCCTAGGAGGACATCTAGGAGGAGTTACTCCCCCTACTCCCCTAGTCCTTCGCCCAGGCCTAGGAGGTCCTCCAGGAGTATTTACTACCCTAGTGTTTCACCtgaaccaaaaaagaagaggtCAGGGAAGAGTTACTCCCGAAGTGTATCTCCTAGACGCAGGAGCTCAATTTCTTACAGGGAATCGTCTAGGAGAAGCTACTTGAGACATCGGAGTCCGAGTGTGAGTGCGAGTTCCAGATATATTTCAAGATCTGCTAGTCCTAGTTCTACTTCACCTTCATCGTGA
- the LOC117631473 gene encoding serine/arginine-rich splicing factor SR45a-like isoform X1, giving the protein MSYSRRSRYSYSPSPKRYSRSLSRSVSRSRSRSRSRSPSVENPGNNLYVTGLSPRITKRELEKHFASEGKVIDVHLVVDPWTRESRGFGFVTMENVDEADRCIKYLDRSVLEGRVITVERARRRRGRTPTPGRYLGLRTIRVRRRTPSYSPPRRSPTYSPYRRSCSQSPHSSDRSRSRSYSPHYRRRRSYSPDYSRHRYYSRSRTPYSRSPVRQHARGYSPYDSREYSPDDSYYGRRHRYREYSPDDSYYGRRHCYRYVSPSVSPRARRRSRRSYSPSISPRPRRSYKRSYSPSVSPRPRRTSRRSYSPYSPSPSPRPRRSSRSIYYPSVSPEPKKKRSGKSYSRSVSPRRRSSISYRESSRRSYLRHRSPSVSASSRYISRSASPSSTSPSS; this is encoded by the exons ATGTCGTACTCCAGAAGGTCAAG GTATTCCTACTCTCCTTCCCCAAAACGGTACAGTAGGTCCCTTTCGAGGTCTGTTTCGAGGTCGAGGTCGAGGTCAAGGTCAAG AAGCCCATCAGTTGAGAATCCTGGGAACAATTTGTATGTGACTGGATTATCACCTCGGATTACAAAGAGAGAACTCGAGAAGCACTTTGCATCTGAGGGAAAA GTCATTGATGTTCATCTTGTGGTTGATCCATGGACAAGAGAATCTCGTGGATTTGGGTTTGTTACAATGGAAAATGTTGATGAGGCTGACCGCTGTATTAAGTATTTAGATCGCTCTGTACTTGAAGGCCGTGTCATTACAGTGGAGAGG GCTAGAAGGCGGAGAGGGCGAACCCCTACTCCCGGAAGGTATCTTGGGCTGCGAACAATTCGTG TGCGTCGACGAACTCCTAGTTACTCACCTCCTCGTAGATCTCCTACCTACTCACCTTATCGGAGGAGCTGTAGCCAGTCACCTCATTCATCAGATCGAAGCAGGAGCAGGTCATACTCTCCACACTACAGGAGGAGGAGATCATACTCTCCTGACTACAGTCGGCATAGATATTACTCTCGGTCTCGCACCCCTTACAGCAGGTCACCAGTGAGACAGCATGCCCGGGGCTACTCGCCATATGATTCCAGGGAGTATTCACCAGATGACTCTTACTATGGGAGGAGGCATCGTTACAGGGAGTATTCACCAGATGACTCGTACTACGGAAGGAGGCATTGCTATCGTTATGTTTCTCCTAGTGTCTCTCCAAGGGCAAGAAGGAGATCAAGGAGGAGCTACTCACCCAGCATCTCTCCCAGGCCCAGGAGGAGTTACAAGAGGAGCTACTCACCCAGTGTTTCGCCCAGGCCTAGGAGGACATCTAGGAGGAGTTACTCCCCCTACTCCCCTAGTCCTTCGCCCAGGCCTAGGAGGTCCTCCAGGAGTATTTACTACCCTAGTGTTTCACCtgaaccaaaaaagaagaggtCAGGGAAGAGTTACTCCCGAAGTGTATCTCCTAGACGCAGGAGCTCAATTTCTTACAGGGAATCGTCTAGGAGAAGCTACTTGAGACATCGGAGTCCGAGTGTGAGTGCGAGTTCCAGATATATTTCAAGATCTGCTAGTCCTAGTTCTACTTCACCTTCATCGTGA